The proteins below are encoded in one region of Paenacidovorax monticola:
- a CDS encoding sensor histidine kinase — protein sequence MRVNVEALRQQASDARQRELMDSLLRSNQRATRMVSQLLQLMRSDAATDSDASAVLRLDALVQDRLAVLDGLAAASGVELELAAEEPLSIWGERESLVSMIDNLVDNAIKYSPRGATVLVRLVRQGASALLSVADAGPGIPPHLHARVFDRFFRVPDQAQSGSGLGLAIVKAAVDKHGGQIALDGAGGGLRVCVTLPLAETPAA from the coding sequence ATGCGCGTCAACGTGGAGGCCCTGCGCCAGCAGGCCAGCGATGCCCGCCAGCGCGAACTGATGGACAGCCTGCTGCGCAGCAACCAGCGCGCCACGCGCATGGTGTCGCAACTGCTGCAGCTCATGCGCAGCGACGCTGCCACCGACAGCGATGCCAGCGCCGTGCTGCGCCTGGATGCGCTCGTGCAGGACCGCCTGGCCGTGCTCGACGGCCTGGCGGCCGCCAGCGGCGTGGAGCTGGAACTCGCAGCCGAGGAACCACTCTCTATCTGGGGAGAGCGTGAAAGCCTGGTGTCCATGATCGACAACCTGGTGGACAACGCCATCAAGTACAGCCCCCGGGGCGCCACGGTGCTGGTCCGGCTCGTGCGCCAGGGCGCCAGTGCGCTCCTGAGCGTGGCCGATGCCGGCCCGGGCATTCCGCCCCATCTGCACGCCCGCGTGTTCGACCGATTCTTCCGCGTTCCGGACCAGGCACAAAGCGGCAGCGGCCTGGGCCTGGCGATCGTGAAGGCGGCCGTGGACAAGCACGGCGGCCAGATCGCGCTGGACGGCGCCGGGGGCGGCTTGCGGGTGTGCGTGACGCTCCCCCTGGCCGAGACCCCGGCCGCTTGA
- a CDS encoding phosphomannomutase/phosphoglucomutase — translation MQLSPSIFKAYDIRGIVPSTLNESVALGLGRAFGAAARAEGQRTVAVGRDGRLSGPALAAALIQGLVESGVEVIDIGMCTTPMLYFAAATLCQSGIQITGSHNPKDYNGFKMVLAGRAIYGEEIQQLRRTMEAESWQLAPGGSVRQADVLPAYVQRIVGDVKLARPMKIVVDCGNGVAGASAPGIFRALGCEVTELFSEVDGNFPNHHPDPSKPENLRDLIAALQNSDAELGLAFDGDGDRLGIVTKDGQNIFPDRQMMLFAQDVLSRVPGGTILFDVKCTQRLAPAIAEAGGRPLMYKTGHSLIKARMKEVDSPLGGEMSGHIFFKERWYGFDDGTYAGCRLLEIVSRHADPSAVLNALPTSHSTPELNVQCAEGEPHRLTAELQALANGTFAAPAQVSTIDGLRVDWPDGFGLIRASNTTPVLVLRFEGHTGEALHRIEAAMLALLERVKPGAQVGSAAH, via the coding sequence GTGCAGCTCTCGCCCTCGATCTTCAAGGCCTACGACATCCGCGGCATCGTTCCGAGCACCCTGAATGAATCCGTGGCCCTGGGCCTGGGACGCGCGTTCGGCGCCGCGGCGCGGGCCGAGGGCCAGCGCACGGTGGCCGTGGGGCGCGACGGGCGCCTCTCGGGCCCGGCCCTGGCGGCCGCGCTGATCCAGGGCCTGGTGGAGAGCGGTGTCGAGGTCATCGACATCGGCATGTGCACCACGCCCATGCTGTACTTCGCGGCCGCGACGCTGTGCCAGAGCGGCATCCAGATCACGGGCAGCCACAACCCCAAGGATTACAACGGCTTCAAGATGGTGCTGGCCGGCCGCGCCATCTATGGCGAGGAGATCCAGCAGCTGCGCCGCACCATGGAGGCCGAGAGCTGGCAGTTGGCCCCTGGCGGCAGCGTGCGCCAGGCCGACGTGCTGCCCGCCTACGTGCAGCGCATCGTGGGCGACGTGAAGCTCGCGCGCCCGATGAAGATCGTGGTGGACTGCGGCAACGGCGTGGCCGGCGCCTCGGCCCCGGGCATCTTCCGCGCGCTTGGCTGCGAGGTGACAGAGCTGTTCTCCGAGGTGGACGGCAACTTCCCCAACCACCATCCCGACCCGAGCAAGCCCGAGAACCTGCGCGACCTGATCGCCGCGCTGCAGAACTCCGACGCCGAGCTGGGCCTGGCCTTCGACGGCGACGGCGACCGCCTGGGCATCGTGACCAAGGACGGCCAGAACATCTTCCCCGACCGCCAGATGATGCTGTTCGCGCAGGACGTGCTCTCGCGCGTGCCCGGCGGCACCATCCTGTTCGACGTGAAGTGCACGCAGCGCCTGGCGCCCGCCATTGCCGAGGCGGGTGGCCGCCCGCTCATGTACAAGACGGGCCATTCGCTCATCAAGGCGCGCATGAAGGAGGTGGATTCGCCCCTGGGCGGCGAAATGAGCGGCCACATCTTCTTCAAGGAGCGCTGGTACGGCTTTGACGATGGCACCTACGCGGGCTGCCGCCTGCTCGAGATCGTGAGCCGCCACGCCGACCCGAGCGCCGTGCTCAACGCGCTGCCCACGAGCCATTCCACGCCCGAACTCAACGTGCAGTGCGCCGAGGGCGAACCACACCGCCTCACGGCCGAACTGCAGGCGCTGGCGAATGGCACGTTCGCCGCGCCCGCGCAGGTCAGCACCATCGACGGGCTGCGCGTGGACTGGCCCGACGGCTTCGGCCTGATCCGCGCGAGCAACACCACGCCGGTGCTGGTGCTGCGTTTCGAGGGCCATACGGGCGAGGCCCTGCACCGCATCGAGGCCGCGATGCTGGCCCTGCTGGAGCGTGTGAAGCCCGGTGCCCAGGTGGGCAGCGCGGCGCACTGA
- a CDS encoding penicillin acylase family protein, producing MHSFRSPTHPLPGRAGRHSYRLGAVACAAALLAACGGGGSGGASGFKADIRRTAHGIPHIEAANEKGIGYGVGYAYAQDNFCMLAEHFTTVRGERARHFGEGAAPESEVGGLPQNLTSDFFYRLHNEDARVRAAWNGYSPAAQDLFKGFAAGYNRYLRETGAAQLPADCRGQPWARAIDELDLVRLMRDYAALNGMGDLAPALVAAQPPSAAKGLAAGNWRTALRGAPRTGSNGIALGSEATDNGRGMVLGNPHFPWFGALRMYQLHLRIPGRMDVMGATLPGLPMVGIGFTQDFAWTHTTNTAARLTFYQLRLDPQDATRYLVDGQSKPMERKTLRVEVRRADGRLETVARDLYATEFGPVLAFRELAWDGRNAYAVRDTNSDNHRLADQWLAMNRAGSLEEMKEAVLRIVGNPWNNTIAADAQGRTVFMSATPAPHLSQAQMDACRPDRAEAFEDAPAPVLRGDASRCQWARDPAAPQTGIVAGRALPLLERRDYVQNSNDSAWLTNPHAPLTGFSPVLSVAGTPQGLRTRQGITWLEDALQRQEGKPTRRITLEQLQAMALDNRVHLAGLVLDDLLSLCPGGTHAGARAVPNWPRPVPRWQPGTALQA from the coding sequence ATGCACTCATTTCGTTCTCCTACCCATCCTCTCCCCGGCCGCGCGGGGCGGCACTCCTACCGGCTGGGCGCCGTGGCCTGCGCCGCGGCCCTGCTCGCGGCCTGCGGGGGCGGAGGCTCGGGCGGTGCCAGCGGCTTCAAGGCCGACATCCGGCGCACGGCCCATGGCATCCCGCACATCGAGGCCGCCAACGAGAAGGGCATAGGCTATGGCGTGGGCTATGCCTACGCGCAGGACAACTTCTGCATGCTGGCCGAACACTTCACCACCGTGCGCGGCGAGCGCGCGCGCCACTTCGGGGAAGGCGCTGCGCCCGAATCCGAGGTGGGCGGCTTGCCGCAGAACCTGACCTCGGACTTCTTCTACCGCCTGCACAACGAGGATGCCCGCGTGCGCGCCGCCTGGAACGGCTATAGCCCGGCCGCGCAGGACCTGTTCAAGGGCTTTGCCGCTGGCTACAACCGCTACCTGCGCGAAACCGGCGCCGCCCAACTGCCCGCCGACTGCCGCGGCCAGCCCTGGGCGCGCGCGATCGACGAGCTGGACCTGGTGCGCCTCATGCGCGACTACGCGGCCCTCAACGGCATGGGCGACCTGGCACCGGCCCTGGTGGCTGCGCAACCGCCCAGTGCGGCCAAGGGCCTGGCGGCGGGCAACTGGCGCACGGCGCTGCGCGGCGCTCCCCGCACCGGCAGCAACGGCATCGCCCTGGGCAGCGAGGCCACCGACAACGGGCGCGGCATGGTGCTGGGCAACCCCCATTTCCCCTGGTTTGGCGCGCTGCGCATGTACCAGCTGCACCTGCGCATTCCGGGCCGCATGGACGTGATGGGCGCCACGCTGCCGGGCCTGCCCATGGTGGGGATCGGCTTCACACAGGACTTCGCGTGGACACACACCACCAACACCGCAGCGCGGCTCACGTTCTACCAGCTGCGGCTGGACCCCCAGGACGCCACGCGCTACCTCGTGGACGGGCAGAGCAAGCCCATGGAGCGCAAGACGCTGCGCGTGGAGGTGCGCCGCGCCGACGGGCGGCTGGAAACGGTCGCGCGCGACCTGTACGCCACGGAGTTCGGCCCCGTGCTGGCCTTCCGCGAACTGGCCTGGGACGGGCGCAACGCCTATGCCGTGCGCGACACGAACTCCGACAACCACCGCCTGGCGGACCAGTGGCTGGCCATGAACCGGGCTGGCTCGCTGGAGGAGATGAAGGAGGCGGTGCTGCGCATCGTGGGCAACCCCTGGAACAACACCATCGCGGCCGACGCCCAGGGCCGCACCGTGTTCATGAGCGCCACGCCCGCGCCCCACCTGTCGCAGGCCCAGATGGACGCCTGCCGGCCTGATCGGGCCGAGGCCTTCGAGGACGCCCCGGCCCCCGTGCTGCGCGGCGACGCCTCGCGCTGCCAATGGGCGCGTGACCCCGCCGCGCCGCAGACGGGCATCGTCGCGGGCCGCGCGCTGCCGTTGCTGGAGCGCCGCGACTATGTGCAGAACTCCAACGACAGCGCCTGGCTCACCAACCCCCATGCGCCGCTCACGGGCTTCTCGCCCGTGCTGAGCGTGGCCGGTACGCCGCAGGGCCTGCGCACGCGCCAGGGCATCACCTGGCTGGAGGACGCGCTGCAGCGGCAGGAGGGCAAGCCCACGCGGCGCATCACGCTCGAACAGTTGCAAGCCATGGCGCTGGACAACCGCGTGCACCTGGCCGGCCTCGTGCTGGATGATCTGCTGTCGCTGTGCCCCGGAGGCACCCATGCCGGCGCGCGGGCAGTGCCGAACTGGCCCAGGCCTGTGCCGCGCTGGCAGCCTGGGACCGCACTGCAGGCCTGA
- a CDS encoding response regulator, translating to MKLLLVEDDLDLGNGVRIALADQDLEVVWVRRLDDAMRALDSGLFDMVILDLGLPDGDGLDLLLSLRRNRQRLPVLILSARDSLQDRLQGLDDGADDYLVKPFVLAELLSRVRALARRSYGFNDDMLALRGLALHEPTRRVSVEGRAVELSRCEFDLLALLLKRVDRVITRRLLEEQVLPGGPDNGSNALEVHVSNLRRKIGPGYIRTVRGIGYVIDAQPMAASEARGR from the coding sequence ATGAAACTGCTGCTGGTGGAAGACGACCTGGACCTGGGCAACGGGGTGCGCATCGCCCTGGCCGACCAGGACCTGGAGGTGGTGTGGGTGCGGCGCCTGGACGACGCCATGCGTGCGCTGGACAGCGGCCTGTTCGACATGGTGATCCTCGACCTGGGCCTGCCCGATGGCGACGGGCTCGACCTGCTGCTGAGCCTGCGTCGCAACCGCCAGCGCCTGCCCGTGCTGATCCTGAGCGCGCGCGACAGCCTGCAGGACCGCCTGCAGGGCCTGGACGACGGCGCCGACGACTACCTCGTCAAGCCCTTCGTGCTGGCCGAACTGCTCTCGCGCGTGCGGGCGCTCGCGCGGCGCAGCTACGGCTTCAACGACGACATGCTTGCACTGCGCGGCCTGGCGCTGCACGAGCCTACGCGCCGCGTCAGCGTCGAGGGGCGGGCGGTAGAGCTCTCACGCTGCGAATTCGACCTGCTCGCGCTGCTGCTCAAGCGCGTGGACCGCGTCATCACGCGCCGCCTGCTCGAGGAGCAGGTGCTGCCCGGCGGGCCCGACAACGGCAGCAACGCGCTGGAGGTGCATGTGTCCAACCTGCGCCGCAAGATCGGCCCAGGCTACATTCGCACCGTGCGCGGCATCGGCTACGTGATCGACGCCCAGCCCATGGCCGCCTCCGAAGCAAGGGGACGCTGA
- a CDS encoding tripartite tricarboxylate transporter substrate binding protein → MTSRIDRRRAVQSLAALAAAAALPARAQAYPNKPIELIVPFAAGGGTDVLARALAEQARHHLPQNLIVVNRAGASGGIGWGELVNAKPDGYKLAVITVEITMIPHMGLVKFTADDVLPIARLNADPATIAVRADSPYRTLEDLLAAARKNPGAVRVGNAGPGSLGHLAAAALEDKTQAQFNHAPYRGANPAVLDLLGGHIEAVAVTPVEVATYVAAGKVRPLAVMADKRIGAGWEQVPTLKERQIDLAIGGWRGLAAPKGTPPEVVAQLRAAMAKTLQEPALRETMAKQNMGEGYLDAPEFKALIARDNAFFKQLIERLAIKV, encoded by the coding sequence ATGACTTCCCGCATCGACCGCCGCCGCGCCGTCCAGTCCCTCGCCGCCCTGGCGGCCGCCGCCGCGCTGCCCGCGCGCGCGCAGGCCTACCCGAACAAGCCCATCGAGCTCATCGTGCCGTTCGCGGCCGGCGGCGGCACCGACGTGCTCGCCCGCGCCCTGGCCGAGCAGGCGCGCCACCACCTGCCGCAGAACCTCATCGTCGTCAACCGCGCCGGCGCGAGCGGCGGCATCGGCTGGGGCGAACTCGTCAACGCCAAGCCCGACGGCTACAAGCTCGCGGTCATCACGGTGGAAATCACGATGATCCCGCACATGGGCCTCGTGAAATTCACGGCCGACGACGTGCTGCCCATCGCGCGGCTCAACGCCGACCCGGCCACCATCGCCGTGCGCGCCGATTCGCCCTACCGCACCCTCGAGGACCTGCTTGCCGCCGCGCGCAAGAACCCCGGCGCGGTGCGCGTGGGCAATGCGGGGCCGGGCTCGCTGGGCCATCTGGCGGCCGCGGCGCTGGAGGACAAGACCCAGGCGCAGTTCAACCACGCGCCGTACCGGGGCGCCAACCCGGCCGTGCTCGACCTGCTGGGCGGGCACATCGAGGCCGTGGCCGTCACGCCCGTGGAGGTGGCCACCTACGTGGCTGCGGGCAAGGTGCGCCCGCTGGCCGTGATGGCCGACAAGCGCATCGGTGCGGGCTGGGAACAGGTGCCCACGCTCAAGGAGCGGCAGATCGATCTGGCCATCGGCGGCTGGCGCGGCCTGGCCGCACCCAAGGGCACGCCGCCCGAGGTGGTGGCGCAGCTGCGCGCCGCCATGGCCAAGACGCTGCAGGAGCCCGCGCTGCGCGAGACCATGGCCAAGCAGAACATGGGCGAGGGCTACCTCGACGCGCCCGAGTTCAAGGCGCTGATCGCGCGCGACAACGCCTTCTTCAAGCAGCTCATTGAGCGCCTGGCCATCAAGGTCTGA
- the lpxO gene encoding lipid A hydroxylase LpxO, whose protein sequence is MKWFILFVFLASTLVVHWRGQVRHRFLRQLSDHSTFLAPLNVFMYLFSRVPNTPYLPVAQFPEMQALQQNWPQIREEALRLREAGGIKASNRLDDVGFNSFFKSGWKRFYLKWYDDAHPSATTLCPNTTALLRAIPSVKAAMFAELPPGSRLVRHRDPYAGSLRYHLGLQTPNSEDCYIEVDGQRYHWRDGEAVVFDETFIHYAENTTQADRVILFCDIERPLRYRWAQAVNRWFARHLLAAAAAPNEAGDRTGGINRAFHYIYQVRLVGKRLKAWDRRVYYLVKWTLFGGIAALIFLW, encoded by the coding sequence ATGAAATGGTTCATCCTCTTCGTGTTCCTGGCCAGCACCCTGGTCGTGCACTGGCGCGGCCAGGTCCGCCACCGCTTCCTGCGCCAGCTCTCGGACCACTCCACCTTCCTCGCGCCGCTCAACGTGTTCATGTACCTGTTCTCGCGGGTGCCCAACACGCCCTACCTGCCGGTGGCGCAGTTTCCCGAGATGCAGGCGCTGCAGCAGAACTGGCCGCAGATCCGCGAAGAAGCCCTGCGCCTGCGCGAGGCGGGCGGCATCAAGGCCTCGAACCGGCTCGACGACGTGGGCTTCAACTCGTTCTTCAAGAGCGGCTGGAAACGCTTCTACCTCAAGTGGTACGACGACGCCCACCCTTCGGCCACCACGCTGTGCCCGAACACCACGGCATTGCTGCGCGCGATCCCCTCGGTCAAGGCGGCCATGTTCGCAGAGCTGCCGCCGGGCAGCCGCCTCGTGCGCCACCGCGACCCCTACGCCGGATCGCTGCGCTACCACCTGGGCCTGCAGACGCCCAACAGCGAGGACTGCTACATCGAGGTGGACGGCCAGCGCTACCACTGGCGCGACGGCGAGGCCGTGGTGTTCGACGAGACCTTCATCCACTACGCGGAGAACACCACACAGGCCGACCGCGTGATCCTGTTTTGCGACATCGAGCGGCCCTTGCGCTACCGCTGGGCCCAGGCCGTGAACCGCTGGTTCGCGCGCCACCTGCTGGCCGCTGCCGCCGCGCCCAACGAGGCCGGCGACCGCACGGGCGGCATCAACCGCGCCTTCCACTACATCTACCAGGTGCGCCTCGTCGGCAAGCGCCTCAAGGCCTGGGACCGGCGCGTGTACTACCTCGTGAAGTGGACGCTGTTCGGCGGCATCGCGGCGCTGATCTTCCTGTGGTGA
- a CDS encoding penicillin acylase family protein, protein MCPSTRPTRSIPRAACAWSSHRWQPRCGRAGGCGAPRGRQRLEARPALGRDPGCHAGHAPRAGAGGDEELGVYNMMVSRDTAGQGQREALFGTSYLQAVGFTAEGPRARALLAYSQSANPDSPYYADQTEKFSRREWVELPFTPSQIEAQAVGARTVISE, encoded by the coding sequence GTGTGCCCTTCGACCCGGCCGACCCGGTCCATACCCCGCGCGGCCTGCGCATGGAGCAGCCACAGGTGGCAGCCCAGGTGCGGGCGGGCTGGAGGATGCGGTGCGCCGCGTGGCCGCCAGCGGCTGGAAGCCCGGCCAGCGCTGGGGCGAGATCCAGGTTGCCACGCGGGGCACGCGCCGCGTGCCGGTGCCGGGGGCGACGAGGAGCTGGGCGTCTACAACATGATGGTGAGCCGCGATACCGCAGGCCAGGGCCAGCGCGAGGCCCTCTTCGGCACCAGCTACCTGCAGGCTGTGGGCTTCACGGCCGAAGGGCCCCGCGCCCGCGCGCTGCTGGCGTACTCGCAGTCGGCGAATCCGGATTCGCCGTACTACGCGGATCAGACCGAGAAGTTCTCGCGCCGCGAGTGGGTGGAGCTGCCCTTCACCCCCTCGCAGATCGAGGCCCAGGCGGTGGGGGCGCGCACGGTGATTTCCGAGTGA
- a CDS encoding porin family protein — MHKHIAAVCLAGLALAGTSMAQAAEPAPHTGFYVGGAVGGSRYSLADAGGPVVNKDSTGTGLKLYGGWRFNEHFGVEGGYARLGKFSERVRLGSTEVEQRGNGRVFYGAVTGRYPLSESFALNGRAGVAFGRVSGTNALSAGANPIGSKRDLMVGLGVEYSLSRNLAVTADYDHFGKLSRNAKGGLWTVGLRASF, encoded by the coding sequence ATGCACAAACACATTGCCGCAGTCTGCCTGGCCGGTCTGGCCCTGGCGGGCACCTCCATGGCCCAGGCCGCAGAGCCCGCCCCCCATACGGGCTTCTATGTGGGGGGCGCGGTGGGCGGCTCGCGCTACAGCCTGGCCGACGCCGGCGGGCCGGTGGTGAACAAGGATTCCACGGGCACGGGCCTCAAGCTCTACGGCGGCTGGCGCTTCAACGAGCATTTCGGCGTGGAAGGGGGCTACGCCCGCCTGGGAAAGTTCAGCGAGCGCGTGCGCCTCGGAAGCACCGAGGTTGAGCAGCGCGGCAACGGCCGCGTGTTCTACGGCGCGGTCACGGGGCGCTATCCGCTGTCGGAGTCGTTCGCGCTCAACGGGCGCGCGGGCGTGGCCTTCGGCCGGGTGTCGGGCACGAATGCGCTCTCGGCCGGCGCCAACCCCATCGGCAGCAAGCGCGACCTGATGGTGGGCCTGGGCGTGGAGTACAGCCTCTCGCGCAACCTGGCCGTCACGGCCGACTACGACCATTTCGGCAAGCTCTCGCGCAATGCCAAGGGCGGACTGTGGACGGTGGGCCTGCGCGCGAGCTTCTGA
- a CDS encoding Bug family tripartite tricarboxylate transporter substrate binding protein: MKRNTLRLVGALLLACGLGAHAQSGAFPNQPVKWVVPYAPGGTTDVIARNLATRMGHDLGQPVVVDNKPGAASIIGATFIARSQPDGYTVGTADSGTLAFNPAMYASLSYDAGKDFTFIGGLGKMPLVLAVAPNFPAKNVQELLALVKKSPGSVSSASSGPGSPLHVALELFKQRTGTDLMHVPYKGSAPALQDLMAGQVQTMFVDLPPSLSMIKGGKIRVLAVATPQRLSILPDVPTMAEAGVPGFEAYAWQGFVGPAKLPDAVVQRLNKDLVAALKHPEMRARLEELGIQPMPMAPAQFTEFVRSEQKLWSGVIKAANIRLD; encoded by the coding sequence ATGAAACGCAACACCCTTCGCCTGGTGGGCGCCTTGCTGCTCGCCTGCGGCCTGGGCGCGCACGCCCAGAGCGGCGCCTTTCCCAACCAGCCCGTGAAATGGGTCGTGCCCTACGCGCCCGGCGGCACCACCGACGTGATCGCGCGCAACCTTGCCACCCGCATGGGGCACGACCTGGGCCAGCCCGTGGTGGTGGACAACAAGCCGGGCGCGGCCAGCATCATCGGCGCCACCTTCATCGCACGTTCGCAGCCCGACGGCTATACCGTGGGCACGGCCGATTCGGGCACGCTCGCCTTCAACCCCGCGATGTACGCCTCGCTGAGCTACGACGCGGGTAAAGACTTCACCTTCATCGGCGGCCTGGGCAAGATGCCGCTGGTGCTGGCCGTGGCACCCAACTTTCCGGCCAAGAACGTGCAGGAGCTGCTCGCGCTCGTGAAGAAGTCGCCCGGCAGCGTCTCCAGCGCCTCGTCGGGGCCCGGCTCGCCGCTGCACGTGGCGCTGGAGCTGTTCAAGCAGCGCACGGGCACGGACCTGATGCACGTGCCCTACAAGGGCTCGGCTCCCGCGCTGCAGGACCTGATGGCGGGGCAGGTGCAGACCATGTTCGTGGACCTGCCGCCCAGCCTCTCGATGATCAAGGGCGGCAAGATCCGCGTGCTGGCCGTGGCCACGCCGCAGCGCCTGTCCATCCTGCCCGACGTGCCCACCATGGCCGAGGCCGGCGTGCCCGGCTTCGAGGCCTACGCGTGGCAGGGCTTCGTGGGGCCGGCCAAGCTGCCCGATGCGGTGGTGCAGCGGCTCAACAAGGACCTCGTGGCCGCGCTCAAGCACCCCGAGATGCGCGCACGGCTCGAAGAGCTGGGCATCCAGCCCATGCCCATGGCGCCCGCGCAGTTCACCGAGTTCGTGCGCTCGGAGCAGAAGCTCTGGAGCGGCGTGATCAAGGCCGCCAACATCCGCCTCGACTGA
- a CDS encoding DUF4019 domain-containing protein, producing MPFFSFPAPMASAALAAIVAACPAAFAQQAQDVAQAERAAEQWLHQADEGQYGAAWDASAPVLHATVPRAQWLSTMEAVRTPLGAVRQRVRRSATFMREMPGVPDGEYVVIQYETVFENKAKSVETITPLRDKDGKWRVSGYFIQ from the coding sequence ATGCCCTTTTTTTCTTTCCCGGCCCCGATGGCCAGCGCGGCCCTGGCCGCCATCGTGGCAGCCTGCCCCGCCGCCTTCGCGCAGCAGGCCCAGGATGTTGCACAGGCCGAGCGCGCGGCCGAGCAATGGCTGCACCAGGCCGATGAGGGCCAGTACGGCGCCGCATGGGACGCCAGCGCCCCGGTGCTGCACGCCACCGTGCCCCGCGCCCAGTGGCTGTCCACCATGGAGGCCGTGCGCACCCCGCTGGGCGCCGTGCGGCAGCGCGTGCGCCGCAGCGCCACCTTCATGCGCGAAATGCCGGGGGTGCCCGACGGCGAGTACGTGGTGATCCAGTACGAGACCGTGTTCGAGAACAAGGCCAAGTCGGTCGAGACGATCACGCCCCTGCGCGACAAGGACGGCAAGTGGCGCGTGTCCGGCTACTTCATCCAGTAG
- the iolB gene encoding 5-deoxy-glucuronate isomerase: protein MTISPLLVKAARTGRVVADITPRSAGWRHVGFRALRLGAGEEEVFDLPEGRELCITILTGQADVQVNGALHSALGSRASVFDDAAPTAVYVPPRRRVQITARGNVEVAFSTAPAQGRLPARVIEPGQMKRSVRGQGSNTRYVCDILPESEPAEGLLVVEVVTPAGHSSSYPPHKHDTAREGETSLEETYYHMLRPEQGFAFQRVYTDDRSLDEAMAVEHRDTVLVPRGYHPCVAPHAYDLYYLNTMAGPQRRWAFWNDPQHAWMLEPR, encoded by the coding sequence ATGACGATCAGTCCGCTGCTGGTCAAGGCCGCGCGCACGGGGCGCGTGGTGGCCGACATCACGCCCCGGTCCGCCGGCTGGCGCCACGTGGGGTTCCGCGCGCTGCGCCTCGGGGCGGGGGAGGAAGAGGTGTTCGACCTGCCCGAAGGGCGCGAGCTGTGCATCACGATCCTCACGGGCCAGGCCGACGTGCAGGTCAACGGTGCGCTGCACAGTGCCCTGGGCAGCCGCGCGTCGGTGTTCGACGACGCCGCGCCCACGGCCGTCTACGTGCCGCCCCGGCGCCGCGTGCAGATCACGGCGCGCGGCAACGTGGAGGTGGCGTTTTCCACCGCGCCCGCCCAAGGGCGGCTGCCCGCGCGCGTGATCGAGCCCGGCCAGATGAAGCGCAGCGTGCGCGGGCAGGGCAGCAACACGCGCTACGTGTGCGACATCCTGCCCGAGAGCGAGCCCGCCGAGGGCCTGCTCGTGGTCGAAGTGGTCACGCCCGCGGGCCATTCGTCGAGCTACCCGCCGCACAAGCACGACACGGCCCGCGAGGGCGAGACCTCGCTGGAGGAAACCTACTACCACATGCTGCGGCCCGAGCAGGGCTTCGCTTTCCAGCGCGTGTACACCGACGACCGCAGCCTGGACGAGGCCATGGCCGTGGAGCACCGCGACACCGTGCTCGTGCCGCGGGGCTACCACCCCTGCGTGGCGCCCCACGCCTACGACCTGTACTACCTCAACACGATGGCCGGCCCACAGCGCCGCTGGGCTTTCTGGAACGACCCGCAGCACGCCTGGATGCTGGAGCCACGCTGA